In one window of Lynx canadensis isolate LIC74 chromosome B3, mLynCan4.pri.v2, whole genome shotgun sequence DNA:
- the EIF2B2 gene encoding translation initiation factor eIF-2B subunit beta translates to MPGAAANGSELYESIESFVEALKRGGGRRSSEDMARETLGLLRRIITDHRWSNAGELMELIRREGQRMTAAQPSETTVGNMVRRVLRIIREEYGRLHGRSDESDQQESLHKLLTSEGLSEDFSFHYAQLQSNIIEAINELLVELEGTTENIAAQALEHIHSNEVIMTIGFSRTVEAFLKEAARKRKFHVIVAECAPFCQGHEMAVNLSKAGIETTVMTDAAIFAVMSRVNKVIIGTKTILANGALRAVTGTHTLALAAKHHSTPLIVCAPMFKLSPQFPNEEDSFHKFVAPEEVLPFTEGDILEKVGVHCPVFDYVPPELITLFISNIGGNAPSYIYRLMSELYHPDDHVL, encoded by the exons ATGCCGGGAGCCGCAGCCAATGGCTCGGAGTTGTACGAGAGCATCGAGAGTTTCGTGGAGGCCCTGAagcggggcggcgggcggcgcaGCTCCGAGGACATGGCTCGGGAGACCCTGGGGCTGCTGCGCCGGATCATTACGGACCACCGCTGGAGCAATGCAG GGGAGCTGATGGAACTGATTCGTCGAGAGGGCCAGAGGATGACAGCCGCGCAGCCCTCAGAGACCACGGTGGGCAACATGGTGCGGAGAGTGCTCAGGATCATCCGGGAGGAGTATGGCAG ACTCCATGGACGCAGCGATGAGAGCGATCAGCAGGAGTCTTTGCACAAACTCTTGACATCCGAAGGCCTTAGCGAGGATTTCAGCTTCCATTACGCCCAACTCCAGTCCAACATCATCGAGGCAATTAATGAGCTGCTTGTGGAACTGG AAGGGACAACAGAGAACATTGCAGCCCAGGCTCTGGAGCACATCCACTCCAATGAGGTGATCATGACCATTGGCTTCTCCCGAACAGTAGAAGCCTTCCTCAAAGAGGCGGCCCGAAAGAGGAAATTCCATGTCATTGTGGCAGAATGTGCTCCTTTCTGTCAG GGTCACGAAATGGCAGTCAATTTGTCCAAAGCAGGTATTGAGACAACTGTCATGACTGATGCCGCCATTTTTGCTGTTATGTCAAGAGTCAACAAG GTGATCATTGGCACAAAGACCATCCTGGCCAATGGTGCCCTGAGAGCCGTGACAGGAACTCACACTCTAGCACTGGCAGCAAAACACCATTCCACCCCGCTCATCGTTTGTGCTCCTATGTTCAAGCTTTCCCCACAG TTCCCCAATGAAGAAGATTCATTTCACAAGTTTGTGGCCCCTGAAGAAGTTCTGCCTTTCACAGAAG GGGACATTCTGGAGAAGGTCGGCGTTCACTGCCCCGTGTTTGACTACGTCCCCCCAGAGCTCATTACCCTCTTCATCTCCAACATTGGTGGGAATGCGCCTTCGTACATCTACCGCTTGATGAGTGAACTCTACCATCCTGATGATCATGTCCTATGA